One region of Lampris incognitus isolate fLamInc1 chromosome 4, fLamInc1.hap2, whole genome shotgun sequence genomic DNA includes:
- the pamr1a gene encoding inactive serine protease PAMR1 isoform X1 yields the protein MSVVTDVLNLITWRVPMSSLWDSKLHCLLFIFCLHVTAWPAEERGNNCPSSEWSSMCRPCCEYHLIKCRCPAQGSQVGYTVPCCRNALDECDPCIIHPGCSLFENCKSCHNGTWQTNDDFFIRGRFCTDCRQGWSGGDCRSCGGVIQRAQGHIALESYPTNARCEWRVQVQQGHSIELRFPMLSLEADHNCHYDYVEVRDGASLSSPVIGRFCGEQVPPLLKSSGNMLHILFVSDGYNNFNGFVFTFQGNSVCSPSPCLHHGTCIMDPLHSFHCVCVAGYTGHRCEKSESFSTAPITGTQACEPPEEPANGHFLPVYGVENQLISVNYLCHPPYKLIGSQQRICLTNATWSGSVPTCVKVNRKDKVSRRRCAPLPKVPNGYYKPAAAPAGGDTIEFFCKNSYILSGNHLSTCLLNGSWNSRPPQCVRACQEPKVSDLVKQTVVKPHPLLRERPDLRPRHELYDFLAPNFNPLTLDKQPEREEAALEELSRGFHHLYTSIEYKCASPLYQHNGSPRRTCLKTGRWSGRHVSCSPVCGKVSNFSAQNLTETHWPWHAAVYIRSPSAPGDNAQRDHVLAFSDKQGATEESAFWYLACSGALVTQRAVVVAAHCVAEQDKQHPLNPAHVKVVLGRQYQTSQDQTKDLQRLRVSNILVHPNYYSSLDSDLAVLKLLDKAKISENVLPVCLPKMQGGEITAQEAYVANWMAVYHHEHPTHYLYQGETELVELGDVTHCERQLAQRGIHTGVFTDNVMCVIRKPAGADIPCPTVISGITTIPSVSPSQTPATRLTNNHQAPSTVWELLGLESFSYEQRTCHPETYTGQTRVVNFRDWIEENMK from the exons ATGAGTGTAGTTACTGACGTGCTTAACTTGATCACATGGAGAGTACCAATGTCCTCTCTCTGGGACTCCAAACTGCACTGCCTCCTCTTCATTTTCTGCCTCCATGTGACAGCATGGCCAGCTG AAGAGAGAGGAAACAATTGCCCAAGTTCTGAGTGGAGCAGTATGTGTCGGCCATGTTGTGAATATCACCTGATCAAGTGTAGATGTCCTGCACAAGGGTCCCAGGTGGGCTACACTGTTCCCTGCTGCCGCAATGCTCTAGATGAGTGTGATCCCTGCATCATCCACCCAG GCTGTAGCCTGTTTGAAAATTGCAAAAGTTGTCACAATGGAACATGGCAAACCAATGATGACTTCTTCATCAGAGGGAGATTTTGCACAGACTGTAGACAAGGGTGGAGTGGAGGGGACTGCAGAT catgtggTGGGGTTATTCAGCGGGCCCAGGGTCACATTGCCTTGGAAAGTTACCCAACAAATGCCCGATGTGAATGGAGAGTACAAGTGCAGCAGGGCCACAGCATTGAACTACG GTTCCCAATGTTGAGTTTGGAGGCTGACCACAACTGTCACTATGACTATGTTGAAGTGCGTGATGGTGCCAGTTTGAGCTCTCCAGTCATTGGTCGATTCTGCGGTGAGCAGGTGCCTCCTCTACTAAAAAGCTCGGGGAACATGCTGCACATCCTGTTTGTCTCAGATGGCTACAACAACTTTAATGGCTTTGTTTTTACTTTCCAGGGTAATTCAG TGTGCAGTCCCTCCCCCTGTTTGCACCATGGTACCTGCATCATGGACCCACTTCACTCCTTCCACTGTGTTTGCGTGGCTGGATACACGGGGCATCGATGTGAGAAGAGTG AGAGTTTCTCGACAGCTCCAATAACCGGGACCCAAGCCTGCGAGCCTCCAGAGGAGCCGGCGAATGGACATTTCCTGCCAGTATATGGAGTGGAAAACCAGCTCATATCTGTGAACTATTTGTGTCACCCACCTTACAAACTGATTGGCAGCCAACAGCGGATCTGTCTGACTAATGCTACATGGAGTGGCTCAGTACCCACTTGTGTTAAAG tcaacaggaaggacAAAGTAAGCAGGAGGCGTTGTGCCCCACTACCAAAAGTGCCTAATGGCTACTACAAACCTGCTGCTGCCCCAGCTGGAGGTGACACGATTGAATTCTTCTGTAAAAACTCTTACATCCTGAGTGGAAACCACCTCAGCACTTGCCTTTTAAATGGATCCTGGAATAGCAGGCCACCACAGTGTGTGAGAG CCTGTCAAGAGCCAAAAGTATCTGACCTTGTGAAGCAGACGGTTGTGAAGCCTCACCCGTTATTAAG GGAAAGACCAGACCTAAGACCCAGGCATGAATTATATGATTTTCTGGCACCAAATTTTAATCCACTTACATTAGATAAGCAGCCTGAAAGAGAGGAGGCTGCTTTAGAGGAATTGTCTCGTGGGTTTCATCATCTCTACACCAGCATTGAATACAAGTGTGCCTCTCCACTCTATCAACACAATGGCAGTCCCAGACGCACTTGTCTGAAGACTGGCAGGTGGAGTGGACGCCATGTCTCCTGTTCACCAG TGTGTGGTAAAGTTTCAAATTTTAGTGCACAGAATCTTACAGAGACTCATTGGCCGTGGCACGCAGCTGTATATATCCGCTCACCTTCTGCTCCCGGTGACAATGCCCAGAGAGATCATGTCTTGGCCTTCTCAGACAAGCAGGGGGCCACAGAGGAGTCAGCGTTCTGGTACTTGGCCTGCAGTGGGGCCCTAGTCACCCAGcgtgctgttgtggttgcagctcaCTGTGTAGCAGAGCAGGACAAGCAGCACCCGCTTAATCCGGCTCATGTGAAGGTAGTCTTGGGCAGACAATACCAAACCTCCCAGGATCAGACAAAAGACCTGCAACGCCTGAGG GTTTCAAATATTTTGGTGCATCCCAATTACTATTCCTCACTGGACTCAGATCTGGCTGTGCTTAAACTTTTGGACAAGGCTAAAATAAGTGAGAACGTGCTGCCAGTGTGTCTACCCAAAATGCAAGGTGGAGAGATCACAGCCCAGGAGGCCTATGTTGCAAACTGGATGGCAGTATATCACCATGAGCACCCAACCCACTACCTATATCAAGGAGAGACAGAACTTGTTGAGTTGGGTGATGTTACTCATTGTGAAAGACAACTTGCTCAAAGAGGAATTCATACCGGAGTTTTTACTGACAATGTAATGTGTGTTATCCGCAAACCTGCTGGTGCCGACATCCCTTGCCCGACTGTTATCTCTGGCATTACAACCATACCATCTGTTTCTCCCTCACAAACACCTGCCACCAGACTTACCAATAACCACCAAGCCCCAAGCACCGTCTGGGAATTGCTTGGTTTGGAGAGTTTCAGCTATGAGCAAAGGACCTGCCATCCAGAAACTTACACAGGTCAGACACGGGTAGTCAACTTCCGAGACTGGATAGAGGAAAACATGAAATAG
- the pamr1a gene encoding inactive serine protease PAMR1 isoform X2 — MSVVTDVLNLITWRVPMSSLWDSKLHCLLFIFCLHVTAWPAEERGNNCPSSEWSSMCRPCCEYHLIKCRCPAQGSQVGYTVPCCRNALDECDPCIIHPGCSLFENCKSCHNGTWQTNDDFFIRGRFCTDCRQGWSGGDCRSCGGVIQRAQGHIALESYPTNARCEWRVQVQQGHSIELRFPMLSLEADHNCHYDYVEVRDGASLSSPVIGRFCGEQVPPLLKSSGNMLHILFVSDGYNNFNGFVFTFQGNSVCSPSPCLHHGTCIMDPLHSFHCVCVAGYTGHRCEKSAPITGTQACEPPEEPANGHFLPVYGVENQLISVNYLCHPPYKLIGSQQRICLTNATWSGSVPTCVKVNRKDKVSRRRCAPLPKVPNGYYKPAAAPAGGDTIEFFCKNSYILSGNHLSTCLLNGSWNSRPPQCVRACQEPKVSDLVKQTVVKPHPLLRERPDLRPRHELYDFLAPNFNPLTLDKQPEREEAALEELSRGFHHLYTSIEYKCASPLYQHNGSPRRTCLKTGRWSGRHVSCSPVCGKVSNFSAQNLTETHWPWHAAVYIRSPSAPGDNAQRDHVLAFSDKQGATEESAFWYLACSGALVTQRAVVVAAHCVAEQDKQHPLNPAHVKVVLGRQYQTSQDQTKDLQRLRVSNILVHPNYYSSLDSDLAVLKLLDKAKISENVLPVCLPKMQGGEITAQEAYVANWMAVYHHEHPTHYLYQGETELVELGDVTHCERQLAQRGIHTGVFTDNVMCVIRKPAGADIPCPTVISGITTIPSVSPSQTPATRLTNNHQAPSTVWELLGLESFSYEQRTCHPETYTGQTRVVNFRDWIEENMK, encoded by the exons ATGAGTGTAGTTACTGACGTGCTTAACTTGATCACATGGAGAGTACCAATGTCCTCTCTCTGGGACTCCAAACTGCACTGCCTCCTCTTCATTTTCTGCCTCCATGTGACAGCATGGCCAGCTG AAGAGAGAGGAAACAATTGCCCAAGTTCTGAGTGGAGCAGTATGTGTCGGCCATGTTGTGAATATCACCTGATCAAGTGTAGATGTCCTGCACAAGGGTCCCAGGTGGGCTACACTGTTCCCTGCTGCCGCAATGCTCTAGATGAGTGTGATCCCTGCATCATCCACCCAG GCTGTAGCCTGTTTGAAAATTGCAAAAGTTGTCACAATGGAACATGGCAAACCAATGATGACTTCTTCATCAGAGGGAGATTTTGCACAGACTGTAGACAAGGGTGGAGTGGAGGGGACTGCAGAT catgtggTGGGGTTATTCAGCGGGCCCAGGGTCACATTGCCTTGGAAAGTTACCCAACAAATGCCCGATGTGAATGGAGAGTACAAGTGCAGCAGGGCCACAGCATTGAACTACG GTTCCCAATGTTGAGTTTGGAGGCTGACCACAACTGTCACTATGACTATGTTGAAGTGCGTGATGGTGCCAGTTTGAGCTCTCCAGTCATTGGTCGATTCTGCGGTGAGCAGGTGCCTCCTCTACTAAAAAGCTCGGGGAACATGCTGCACATCCTGTTTGTCTCAGATGGCTACAACAACTTTAATGGCTTTGTTTTTACTTTCCAGGGTAATTCAG TGTGCAGTCCCTCCCCCTGTTTGCACCATGGTACCTGCATCATGGACCCACTTCACTCCTTCCACTGTGTTTGCGTGGCTGGATACACGGGGCATCGATGTGAGAAGAGTG CTCCAATAACCGGGACCCAAGCCTGCGAGCCTCCAGAGGAGCCGGCGAATGGACATTTCCTGCCAGTATATGGAGTGGAAAACCAGCTCATATCTGTGAACTATTTGTGTCACCCACCTTACAAACTGATTGGCAGCCAACAGCGGATCTGTCTGACTAATGCTACATGGAGTGGCTCAGTACCCACTTGTGTTAAAG tcaacaggaaggacAAAGTAAGCAGGAGGCGTTGTGCCCCACTACCAAAAGTGCCTAATGGCTACTACAAACCTGCTGCTGCCCCAGCTGGAGGTGACACGATTGAATTCTTCTGTAAAAACTCTTACATCCTGAGTGGAAACCACCTCAGCACTTGCCTTTTAAATGGATCCTGGAATAGCAGGCCACCACAGTGTGTGAGAG CCTGTCAAGAGCCAAAAGTATCTGACCTTGTGAAGCAGACGGTTGTGAAGCCTCACCCGTTATTAAG GGAAAGACCAGACCTAAGACCCAGGCATGAATTATATGATTTTCTGGCACCAAATTTTAATCCACTTACATTAGATAAGCAGCCTGAAAGAGAGGAGGCTGCTTTAGAGGAATTGTCTCGTGGGTTTCATCATCTCTACACCAGCATTGAATACAAGTGTGCCTCTCCACTCTATCAACACAATGGCAGTCCCAGACGCACTTGTCTGAAGACTGGCAGGTGGAGTGGACGCCATGTCTCCTGTTCACCAG TGTGTGGTAAAGTTTCAAATTTTAGTGCACAGAATCTTACAGAGACTCATTGGCCGTGGCACGCAGCTGTATATATCCGCTCACCTTCTGCTCCCGGTGACAATGCCCAGAGAGATCATGTCTTGGCCTTCTCAGACAAGCAGGGGGCCACAGAGGAGTCAGCGTTCTGGTACTTGGCCTGCAGTGGGGCCCTAGTCACCCAGcgtgctgttgtggttgcagctcaCTGTGTAGCAGAGCAGGACAAGCAGCACCCGCTTAATCCGGCTCATGTGAAGGTAGTCTTGGGCAGACAATACCAAACCTCCCAGGATCAGACAAAAGACCTGCAACGCCTGAGG GTTTCAAATATTTTGGTGCATCCCAATTACTATTCCTCACTGGACTCAGATCTGGCTGTGCTTAAACTTTTGGACAAGGCTAAAATAAGTGAGAACGTGCTGCCAGTGTGTCTACCCAAAATGCAAGGTGGAGAGATCACAGCCCAGGAGGCCTATGTTGCAAACTGGATGGCAGTATATCACCATGAGCACCCAACCCACTACCTATATCAAGGAGAGACAGAACTTGTTGAGTTGGGTGATGTTACTCATTGTGAAAGACAACTTGCTCAAAGAGGAATTCATACCGGAGTTTTTACTGACAATGTAATGTGTGTTATCCGCAAACCTGCTGGTGCCGACATCCCTTGCCCGACTGTTATCTCTGGCATTACAACCATACCATCTGTTTCTCCCTCACAAACACCTGCCACCAGACTTACCAATAACCACCAAGCCCCAAGCACCGTCTGGGAATTGCTTGGTTTGGAGAGTTTCAGCTATGAGCAAAGGACCTGCCATCCAGAAACTTACACAGGTCAGACACGGGTAGTCAACTTCCGAGACTGGATAGAGGAAAACATGAAATAG
- the pamr1a gene encoding inactive serine protease PAMR1 isoform X3 translates to MSVVTDVLNLITWRVPMSSLWDSKLHCLLFIFCLHVTAWPAEERGNNCPSSEWSSMCRPCCEYHLIKCRCPAQGSQVGYTVPCCRNALDECDPCIIHPGCSLFENCKSCHNGTWQTNDDFFIRGRFCTDCRQGWSGGDCRSCGGVIQRAQGHIALESYPTNARCEWRVQVQQGHSIELRFPMLSLEADHNCHYDYVEVRDGASLSSPVIGRFCVCSPSPCLHHGTCIMDPLHSFHCVCVAGYTGHRCEKSESFSTAPITGTQACEPPEEPANGHFLPVYGVENQLISVNYLCHPPYKLIGSQQRICLTNATWSGSVPTCVKVNRKDKVSRRRCAPLPKVPNGYYKPAAAPAGGDTIEFFCKNSYILSGNHLSTCLLNGSWNSRPPQCVRACQEPKVSDLVKQTVVKPHPLLRERPDLRPRHELYDFLAPNFNPLTLDKQPEREEAALEELSRGFHHLYTSIEYKCASPLYQHNGSPRRTCLKTGRWSGRHVSCSPVCGKVSNFSAQNLTETHWPWHAAVYIRSPSAPGDNAQRDHVLAFSDKQGATEESAFWYLACSGALVTQRAVVVAAHCVAEQDKQHPLNPAHVKVVLGRQYQTSQDQTKDLQRLRVSNILVHPNYYSSLDSDLAVLKLLDKAKISENVLPVCLPKMQGGEITAQEAYVANWMAVYHHEHPTHYLYQGETELVELGDVTHCERQLAQRGIHTGVFTDNVMCVIRKPAGADIPCPTVISGITTIPSVSPSQTPATRLTNNHQAPSTVWELLGLESFSYEQRTCHPETYTGQTRVVNFRDWIEENMK, encoded by the exons ATGAGTGTAGTTACTGACGTGCTTAACTTGATCACATGGAGAGTACCAATGTCCTCTCTCTGGGACTCCAAACTGCACTGCCTCCTCTTCATTTTCTGCCTCCATGTGACAGCATGGCCAGCTG AAGAGAGAGGAAACAATTGCCCAAGTTCTGAGTGGAGCAGTATGTGTCGGCCATGTTGTGAATATCACCTGATCAAGTGTAGATGTCCTGCACAAGGGTCCCAGGTGGGCTACACTGTTCCCTGCTGCCGCAATGCTCTAGATGAGTGTGATCCCTGCATCATCCACCCAG GCTGTAGCCTGTTTGAAAATTGCAAAAGTTGTCACAATGGAACATGGCAAACCAATGATGACTTCTTCATCAGAGGGAGATTTTGCACAGACTGTAGACAAGGGTGGAGTGGAGGGGACTGCAGAT catgtggTGGGGTTATTCAGCGGGCCCAGGGTCACATTGCCTTGGAAAGTTACCCAACAAATGCCCGATGTGAATGGAGAGTACAAGTGCAGCAGGGCCACAGCATTGAACTACG GTTCCCAATGTTGAGTTTGGAGGCTGACCACAACTGTCACTATGACTATGTTGAAGTGCGTGATGGTGCCAGTTTGAGCTCTCCAGTCATTGGTCGATTCTGCG TGTGCAGTCCCTCCCCCTGTTTGCACCATGGTACCTGCATCATGGACCCACTTCACTCCTTCCACTGTGTTTGCGTGGCTGGATACACGGGGCATCGATGTGAGAAGAGTG AGAGTTTCTCGACAGCTCCAATAACCGGGACCCAAGCCTGCGAGCCTCCAGAGGAGCCGGCGAATGGACATTTCCTGCCAGTATATGGAGTGGAAAACCAGCTCATATCTGTGAACTATTTGTGTCACCCACCTTACAAACTGATTGGCAGCCAACAGCGGATCTGTCTGACTAATGCTACATGGAGTGGCTCAGTACCCACTTGTGTTAAAG tcaacaggaaggacAAAGTAAGCAGGAGGCGTTGTGCCCCACTACCAAAAGTGCCTAATGGCTACTACAAACCTGCTGCTGCCCCAGCTGGAGGTGACACGATTGAATTCTTCTGTAAAAACTCTTACATCCTGAGTGGAAACCACCTCAGCACTTGCCTTTTAAATGGATCCTGGAATAGCAGGCCACCACAGTGTGTGAGAG CCTGTCAAGAGCCAAAAGTATCTGACCTTGTGAAGCAGACGGTTGTGAAGCCTCACCCGTTATTAAG GGAAAGACCAGACCTAAGACCCAGGCATGAATTATATGATTTTCTGGCACCAAATTTTAATCCACTTACATTAGATAAGCAGCCTGAAAGAGAGGAGGCTGCTTTAGAGGAATTGTCTCGTGGGTTTCATCATCTCTACACCAGCATTGAATACAAGTGTGCCTCTCCACTCTATCAACACAATGGCAGTCCCAGACGCACTTGTCTGAAGACTGGCAGGTGGAGTGGACGCCATGTCTCCTGTTCACCAG TGTGTGGTAAAGTTTCAAATTTTAGTGCACAGAATCTTACAGAGACTCATTGGCCGTGGCACGCAGCTGTATATATCCGCTCACCTTCTGCTCCCGGTGACAATGCCCAGAGAGATCATGTCTTGGCCTTCTCAGACAAGCAGGGGGCCACAGAGGAGTCAGCGTTCTGGTACTTGGCCTGCAGTGGGGCCCTAGTCACCCAGcgtgctgttgtggttgcagctcaCTGTGTAGCAGAGCAGGACAAGCAGCACCCGCTTAATCCGGCTCATGTGAAGGTAGTCTTGGGCAGACAATACCAAACCTCCCAGGATCAGACAAAAGACCTGCAACGCCTGAGG GTTTCAAATATTTTGGTGCATCCCAATTACTATTCCTCACTGGACTCAGATCTGGCTGTGCTTAAACTTTTGGACAAGGCTAAAATAAGTGAGAACGTGCTGCCAGTGTGTCTACCCAAAATGCAAGGTGGAGAGATCACAGCCCAGGAGGCCTATGTTGCAAACTGGATGGCAGTATATCACCATGAGCACCCAACCCACTACCTATATCAAGGAGAGACAGAACTTGTTGAGTTGGGTGATGTTACTCATTGTGAAAGACAACTTGCTCAAAGAGGAATTCATACCGGAGTTTTTACTGACAATGTAATGTGTGTTATCCGCAAACCTGCTGGTGCCGACATCCCTTGCCCGACTGTTATCTCTGGCATTACAACCATACCATCTGTTTCTCCCTCACAAACACCTGCCACCAGACTTACCAATAACCACCAAGCCCCAAGCACCGTCTGGGAATTGCTTGGTTTGGAGAGTTTCAGCTATGAGCAAAGGACCTGCCATCCAGAAACTTACACAGGTCAGACACGGGTAGTCAACTTCCGAGACTGGATAGAGGAAAACATGAAATAG
- the pamr1a gene encoding inactive serine protease PAMR1 isoform X4, giving the protein MFPMLSLEADHNCHYDYVEVRDGASLSSPVIGRFCGEQVPPLLKSSGNMLHILFVSDGYNNFNGFVFTFQGNSVCSPSPCLHHGTCIMDPLHSFHCVCVAGYTGHRCEKSESFSTAPITGTQACEPPEEPANGHFLPVYGVENQLISVNYLCHPPYKLIGSQQRICLTNATWSGSVPTCVKVNRKDKVSRRRCAPLPKVPNGYYKPAAAPAGGDTIEFFCKNSYILSGNHLSTCLLNGSWNSRPPQCVRACQEPKVSDLVKQTVVKPHPLLRERPDLRPRHELYDFLAPNFNPLTLDKQPEREEAALEELSRGFHHLYTSIEYKCASPLYQHNGSPRRTCLKTGRWSGRHVSCSPVCGKVSNFSAQNLTETHWPWHAAVYIRSPSAPGDNAQRDHVLAFSDKQGATEESAFWYLACSGALVTQRAVVVAAHCVAEQDKQHPLNPAHVKVVLGRQYQTSQDQTKDLQRLRVSNILVHPNYYSSLDSDLAVLKLLDKAKISENVLPVCLPKMQGGEITAQEAYVANWMAVYHHEHPTHYLYQGETELVELGDVTHCERQLAQRGIHTGVFTDNVMCVIRKPAGADIPCPTVISGITTIPSVSPSQTPATRLTNNHQAPSTVWELLGLESFSYEQRTCHPETYTGQTRVVNFRDWIEENMK; this is encoded by the exons AT GTTCCCAATGTTGAGTTTGGAGGCTGACCACAACTGTCACTATGACTATGTTGAAGTGCGTGATGGTGCCAGTTTGAGCTCTCCAGTCATTGGTCGATTCTGCGGTGAGCAGGTGCCTCCTCTACTAAAAAGCTCGGGGAACATGCTGCACATCCTGTTTGTCTCAGATGGCTACAACAACTTTAATGGCTTTGTTTTTACTTTCCAGGGTAATTCAG TGTGCAGTCCCTCCCCCTGTTTGCACCATGGTACCTGCATCATGGACCCACTTCACTCCTTCCACTGTGTTTGCGTGGCTGGATACACGGGGCATCGATGTGAGAAGAGTG AGAGTTTCTCGACAGCTCCAATAACCGGGACCCAAGCCTGCGAGCCTCCAGAGGAGCCGGCGAATGGACATTTCCTGCCAGTATATGGAGTGGAAAACCAGCTCATATCTGTGAACTATTTGTGTCACCCACCTTACAAACTGATTGGCAGCCAACAGCGGATCTGTCTGACTAATGCTACATGGAGTGGCTCAGTACCCACTTGTGTTAAAG tcaacaggaaggacAAAGTAAGCAGGAGGCGTTGTGCCCCACTACCAAAAGTGCCTAATGGCTACTACAAACCTGCTGCTGCCCCAGCTGGAGGTGACACGATTGAATTCTTCTGTAAAAACTCTTACATCCTGAGTGGAAACCACCTCAGCACTTGCCTTTTAAATGGATCCTGGAATAGCAGGCCACCACAGTGTGTGAGAG CCTGTCAAGAGCCAAAAGTATCTGACCTTGTGAAGCAGACGGTTGTGAAGCCTCACCCGTTATTAAG GGAAAGACCAGACCTAAGACCCAGGCATGAATTATATGATTTTCTGGCACCAAATTTTAATCCACTTACATTAGATAAGCAGCCTGAAAGAGAGGAGGCTGCTTTAGAGGAATTGTCTCGTGGGTTTCATCATCTCTACACCAGCATTGAATACAAGTGTGCCTCTCCACTCTATCAACACAATGGCAGTCCCAGACGCACTTGTCTGAAGACTGGCAGGTGGAGTGGACGCCATGTCTCCTGTTCACCAG TGTGTGGTAAAGTTTCAAATTTTAGTGCACAGAATCTTACAGAGACTCATTGGCCGTGGCACGCAGCTGTATATATCCGCTCACCTTCTGCTCCCGGTGACAATGCCCAGAGAGATCATGTCTTGGCCTTCTCAGACAAGCAGGGGGCCACAGAGGAGTCAGCGTTCTGGTACTTGGCCTGCAGTGGGGCCCTAGTCACCCAGcgtgctgttgtggttgcagctcaCTGTGTAGCAGAGCAGGACAAGCAGCACCCGCTTAATCCGGCTCATGTGAAGGTAGTCTTGGGCAGACAATACCAAACCTCCCAGGATCAGACAAAAGACCTGCAACGCCTGAGG GTTTCAAATATTTTGGTGCATCCCAATTACTATTCCTCACTGGACTCAGATCTGGCTGTGCTTAAACTTTTGGACAAGGCTAAAATAAGTGAGAACGTGCTGCCAGTGTGTCTACCCAAAATGCAAGGTGGAGAGATCACAGCCCAGGAGGCCTATGTTGCAAACTGGATGGCAGTATATCACCATGAGCACCCAACCCACTACCTATATCAAGGAGAGACAGAACTTGTTGAGTTGGGTGATGTTACTCATTGTGAAAGACAACTTGCTCAAAGAGGAATTCATACCGGAGTTTTTACTGACAATGTAATGTGTGTTATCCGCAAACCTGCTGGTGCCGACATCCCTTGCCCGACTGTTATCTCTGGCATTACAACCATACCATCTGTTTCTCCCTCACAAACACCTGCCACCAGACTTACCAATAACCACCAAGCCCCAAGCACCGTCTGGGAATTGCTTGGTTTGGAGAGTTTCAGCTATGAGCAAAGGACCTGCCATCCAGAAACTTACACAGGTCAGACACGGGTAGTCAACTTCCGAGACTGGATAGAGGAAAACATGAAATAG